The genomic window TCACACACAGgttggtcagacagacagacagacagtcagacagacagacagacagacagacagacagtcagacagacagacagacagacagacagacagacagacagacagatcagtgCAGAAGACTGAAAAGACGCCCTCACTGTAAAAGTCACACATTCTTTTGTATGCTGTATAAACATGAAAACATTCCTTCCTTCATGCAATCTCTAACGCTAAAATAACAAATCAAGtttattgaattgaattgaataactTACCTGAATGTCTTTTCTCCTCAGGTGAGAAGCCGTACATCTGTCCATACGAGGGCTGCAACAAGCGCTACTCCAACTCCAGCGACCGCTTCAAGCACACACGCACCCACTACGTGGACAAGCCCTACTACTGCAAGATGGCCGGCTGCCTGAAGCGCTACACAGACCCTAGCTCCCTCCGTAAGCACATCAAGGCCCACGGCCACTCTGTAGCCCAGGAGCAAGGCTCTCCGGGTGGGCTGAGCTCCCTGCTCAAGGTGGGTCCCCTGGGGGTGGggatgggtggaggaggggggaagCTGGGGGAGTCGGAGCTGAGCTACATCAGTGGGGCCCATATCATCATCCCCAGCGCCGCTGCCGCTCTCCTGGGGGGCCACGCTCTGCAGGGCCTGGCgggctccatccctctatcccgcCTCGCCCCCCGGCCCCTGGACCTGAGCACACTGGGGGGGTGCCCCAGCTCCCCTTGCACCACCTCCATCCTGTCCTTCAATGGTTCTCCTCTGAGCCTGTCCACCAAGTCGTCCCTGGGGCTCTCCCCGGCCTTCCCCTCCTCAGCCCTGGGGCTGGGGCCCACCATGGTGCCCGTGTCCCTAGGAGGATCCATGGGGTCGTCCGCCTCAGAGCGCAGGGCCCACCACCACGGGTGTCACCACAAGGGGAAAattgggggggaggaggggaaggacaaGCTTCATCGTGGGGGGGTGCTGAACCTCTCCACGGGGGCCTCCCATGACCCCCTGTCCTGGGTGGTCATTCCCTCCGGCACGGTTGTGCTCAAGCCAGCTGTAgtcaactaacacacacacacacacacacattccagaaGAGTTCAAGGGGGGCTGAGAAAACGTAGAAAAAGGTAGAAAAAAATTGACACGTGAAAAGAAAGAAAGTCTACTTTCAGGCAACTTAAACTTAACAACAAAGTCCACACCTCAGTTTGTAAAATTGGCTCggacaaaaaaatgttttattcataAGAGAAAGGTAAACTGAGGTATCTGGTACTGCTATCTTTGCATTTATCTAGCACATTTTGGGACCATCAACAACTCATAAATACATTTCAATCATGTGtaattttgtattatttcatAAGGCTTGCAACAGCGGCCCTCCTCACCTCTTCACCACATTCTCTGTCTCTGGCTTTTCTAACTTACGGTACCTTTGTTTCTGGACGGGCTCCATTGAAACGACAGTCTTCTAATGCTCTGTGTCCTTGCTCAAGCTCCACCtcatgtgtatgtattgataatGTTCATGTTGACAGTGTGCTCTGTGGCCTAGCAGTGAGGTAGACACACTAATGAAACAGTAGGAGGCACTCACTGCTAGGCTAGCAACACACAGTACGTCCCCATTCCGCTGCTTTAAAGGTTACAGAAACTACTTCCTACAAAGTGCTGTGAACACAATTGGACAAACTTCCTGTTTTATCGGAAGTGAAGTCAAACTGATTTAGAAGGGGATTACGGTTTAATTGACTGCATCTCCTTACTTTAAACAGTAGGGCGGTGCTATTGGATGTCAATCAGAGTGCCATCCACAGGAGCACACGCATTATTTGATGATGTGTATGTCAATCAGAATGACATCCAACCAAGGAGCACACAACCGCCTTTTAGTCAGTACATCAACCCAGGCTATAGTGATGTAAACCTCACAACTGCTGCTAACCTCTCAACAACTCTCCTCAAACATAACTGAAACTAAACGTCAGCACTTTGAGGACTATTTTTGACAATCTTTTCCCGATTCGGGGAAGGTGACCATCGTGGACCAGCCCTTTCCACAATGACATGTGACGGGCTTGTTGTTGCAAACTAGGGGCTTGTGTAAGGACGCGGAGCAACTAAAGTCTTAGAAGGCAGACAAACGGTGTTATATCACCCAGCAAATGACCAatattcttcttctttttcttctcggTAACGTCTATGGCACAGGTGTTGTTATGTACCCCCTGGAGGACAGGTGAATTACTCCGGTCAGTCAGCCTCCCAGTCCCATTCTACCAGTCCAATCTATTATTGTCTTGTCTATTATTGTATACTCTACTTGTCAATAACACAGTGAGTTAAGTACTGAGTATGAAAGGTCCACTGTTTAAGTAACACACTGTGTTGTGGAACAGTGTTTGAAATGACCTTTCATTAAAACCAGCTGTGTAAAACAGGTGGCTGTCCAGTGAAGAGTCCTGAGTCCTTGTGGAGTTGGCTGTTGGTTGCTTTGTTCCGAGTTCAACAGTCCCACATTGTGACAAAAAATATCCAGCCTTGAGGGTAGACTGGGAGCTGTGTATCCTGAACCACAGGGTGTGTGACACATTAATGGCTGATTGACACTATAGGGCTGACTCTAACCGTACCGTGCTGGTTCGGATTTTCTTTTCACATTGTTCTGTTAAGCATGTTTCCAGCATCATGGCGTAACCAGGCCAGGCTGCCACAGTTAGGCATGGTTTGGCCCGCGGTGTGAATCAGGCTTTACTGCTACGTAGAGCTGGGCTGGTCACAGAACCACAGCCACACTAGAAACTGCATCACTTCACTTTTCCAAGGAAGTGGGGTTAATTCGCAGACTTCTAGAACAACTTACTTATGTTAGAATCCGTATGGTTTGATTGATGCATTCAAAATGCACTTATACCGTACACACCAATGTCTTTGTTACGTTTTACAAAACATGGAACTGCCAACTTGTACTTGTAGCTCTCTGGAAACATTTTGTCTTTCTCTTTCCATCTTCACTACCTTGGTTTTCCCTTAATTTACGCTCAGGCTTGAAATGGCCACCTTTCTCTGTGGACTCTGGGGTCCTTCCACAAGCTGGCATCGCAGAGATATGATGTATGTAGAATGTTGAGTGAACCATGTTATGTGGGTATAGGAGGGGAGGTGAGCATCTCAACACACGAAACATTCCCCTGAAGAGCCAAATACCCCTCCCCctctactcactctctctccatctttctttaaaggtcttacatttCCATTTTCCATGACGGTATGTCCATACTTTATTTTCCATGACGGCATGTCCATACTTTATTTTCCATGACGGTATGTCCATACTTTACTTTCCATGACGGCATGTCCATTGTTTTGAGAATAATTACAGTTATGGTTGTTTTTGTTAGtcatttgtttgttgttttgtcatggATGTTCAGACGAGACATTTTCTGATGTTGAAGCTTGGTTTTATATTTCTTGTGATGGCTGCTCTGTAACTCAGCTTTCTCCCTGGGCTGGCCCGGGATATGGAGGGGCTGTAGGGATGATGCTCCTTCCTGTCCTgaacagggttgtgttcattaggacatgcaacagaaaacagaaaaacatgttttgcaatggaaaagtAGCATTTCTGAGCGTTGGACACATCCACATAGTCCCTTCCTTTCcgtccgtttggtgcctaatgaacacgacccaggtgaGTGGGGTCAGGGGATGGACAAtttataataatactaataagaTATAATCCTCACTGACAATCACACAGTTATAGAAGAGGCCCTGTACAGATCCTCACTCTGTGGAGAGAGTGCACACCCTCTGAGTAAATCTATTGACAGGGTTTACCTCCAGACCCACACACTCTCTGAGTTCATCTATTGCAGGGTTTACCTCCAGACCCACACACTCTCTGAGTCCATCTATTGACAGGGTTTACCTCCAGACCCACACACCCTCTGAGTAAATCTATTGACAGGGTTTACCTCCAGACCCACACACTCTCTGAGTCCATCTATTGACAGGGTTTACCTCCAGACCCACACACTCTCTGAGTCCATCTATTGACAGGGTTTACCTCCAGACCCACACACTCTCTGAGTCCATCTATTGACAGGGTTTACCTCCAGACCCACACACTCTCTGAGTAAATCTATTGACAGGGTTTACCTCCAGACCCACACACTCTCTGAGTCCATCTATTGGCAGGGTTTACCTCCAGACCCACACACCCTCTGAGTCCATCTATTGACATAGAGGGCATCTGTTAGGGATTGGGTTTAGCAGACCTAGGGCTAGGCTAGACGAAGGGTTTAACAGACCTAGGGCTAGGCTAGACGAAGGGTTTAGCAGACCTAGGGCTAGGCTAGACGAAGGGTTTAACAGACCTAGGGCTAGGCTAGACGATGGGTTTAGCAGACCTAGGGCTAGGCTAGACGAAGGGTTTAACATACATAGGGCTAGGCTAGACGAAGGGTTTAACAGACCTAGGGCTAGGCTAGACGAAGGGTTTAGCAGACCTAGGGCTAGGCTAGACGAAGGGTTTAACAGACCTAGGGCTAGGCTAGACGAAGGGTTTAGCAGACCTAGGGCTAGGCTAGACGAAGGGTTTAACAGACCTAGGGCTAGGCTAGACGAAGGGTTTAACAGACCTAGGGCTAGGCTAGACGAAGGGTTTACCAGACCTAGGGCTAGGCTAGACTAAGGGTGTAACAGACCTAGGTTTAGAGGAAGGGATCCTCAGGACAACATCAACTGAACGAATTACAATCTGAACATCTAAAATGGTGGGTAGcctggagaggagggggggggggggtgaatggaGAAATGAATGAACAGGGTAGAGAGAGCGCATCCCACCCTCACCAGGGCCTCTCGTCTCTGAAGTCATTGCCCatcccgtttctctctctctccctgcctgatGCTGCCAGCCAGCAGGGAAACTAGgtcactgaactctgtctgctctctgttttTTGTATATAAATTAAAGCCAAAAGGCTgaactctctcactccctctagcCGGTCAGTGGTCGCCACAAAGCTTTTCACCAGAGGAGGGTTAgagtaaaaaacacacacacataggcaggcacacacacacacaaacaggcacacacacacacacacacacacacacacacaaacaggcaggcaggcaggcacacacacaggcaggcaggcacacacacaaacaggcagtcacacacacaaacaggcagtcacacacataaacaggcacacaaacacacaaacaggcacacaaacacacaaacaggcacacaaacacacaaacagtcacacaaacacacaaacaggcagGCACTCACACAAACAGGCACGtatgcagacagacagggtaaaacactaaaacatgcatgcgcgccctcacacacacagtaaacaaaCCCAAATATCCAGTATAATCCTCTCTGGCTAAATATGTTTGGGGTTTTTAAGGAGTGGGTCAAAATAAGTCATGTTGCGCCGGAGGCTGCAGTGCTATCTCTGACATGCCAAGGGAGGATTTGTGCTGAGCAGATTCACTGCATATTTCTATTTCTGCCTCGACCACTCTTAATCACTGTGGTCACATACACGGAGAGctgcacacatgtacacactctCTAGCCTCCTCTTTGGTGGCCAGTATTTCTATCTCCCTCCAGGCAGGCTTGGTAGAAGCAAACCACCTCCATGTCAGTGGACCGAGCTCCAGTGTGATTTCAGAGTCAGATGATGTCACCAGTAACAGGTGTTAAGTAGGCTAGGTTTCCCTGGCAACAGTGGAATCCTCAGACATGACTGTTCTCCCCAGTCCAATCCCCTCTGTCCTttcatcccttcatctctctctcctcctctgtctctcttgctcattgaagccagagagagagaggagtgttctggtagcctggtcccagatctgtttgttcagTCTGACGAATTCATGACAATGACAATAGGAGTTGACAAGACAGCAcaagcagatctgggaccaggctagggttCTAGGCTGCTGGGTGGAGAAAGCTGAAATTGACACGGATCCTATTCCAGGTTCCACATATTTCAATATAAAAATAAGCTGTTTGAATCATTAACCCTTTGGGCACGTTCTGTCATGTAATGTTCTGCACTTTTGTCTTCCCCATGAGTCTTTATATTATAGGGGATATGCCAATTGCCAACAGttgaaaatgtcaaatgtataaGTCAATTAATTCTCAGTGGGTTGATATGGTTCTGTAATTTGCTGGTTTTGAGGACCAAAACAATAACTTTTATGTTGGATTTATGTTTTCTTTTTTAGAATTAACCCCTATCTGTCATAGTTGAAAAGAAGCGGTACTTTTTTCCTGAAAGGGTTAAAAACAAAAAGCTATTTGACGCCAATGAATAATTAAGCTATAACGAGAGTCACAGTATGTGCTTAACACAGGAAAATTTGGGGCACTAACTTGTGATAGCTAGCAATATTAGTGCCACTTACAAGGGATGCCATTCATTGACTGAAGTGCCACAGCAGTGCGCAAAGGGTTAATTCAAGACTAAGGCCACGAGAGGCCTGTATCCAAGTTATTTTTTGCACATTTTTTGAGATATTTTAAATGTCAGTATTTTAAAACATATTCCAAGTGCCTTTTATTATAAGTGAAAATATAGAAgatataaaaatatatgaaaaattaaatatatatatatgaatatatattttttcctggCATCGTGTTCTCGAGGTTCCTGAACATGCTTCATTTTAGAGTTGTAAAAGTCTCCAATTGGTACAACATAGCTGTGTGCTTCTGTTTTAGAGGAATTTTATTACGATAATGTCAATGGAAAGAAAATGTTTAATAAAATCACATTTGATACAATTTATTTGTCATTTTTCAGTTACTACATCCGGAGTGCTGCATCACACCACACCTTATATTGTTTTTAAATCACATCTCAATTCTATTTTAAGTGTTAAAAACGATTCCACAACAACTCAAGTTTATAACTGGCTTTTTAAAAGTGACTAGTTGTTGCCTCTGATGACATGCCCTCCAATGCTGAAGAGGTGCTCCACAACTGAAAAAGATGCTTGAACATGTAGGTACTCGGCAGCAATTCTGTTCAGTGTTAGACAGGAACTGCTGTGTGTCTTCCGGAATTACAGAGAATCAGCCATTGGGATCAGCAGCAGATGTCGGATGTGGGTTGATGAGGTACTACAATCTCTGGTCTTGTGGCAAGTGCACCCTCTATCCATCACTATGGGTACTCCAAAATCTCTTTCTTGATTTGCTAAAGGGCAAAGATAGTGGATAAATGAAGATAGTTCACTCAGGCCGTTTACCATTTTAAATGGTAGTTTCCGGTTAAATTAACTGGGTGTGTCTCCCACAGAAACCAATGCAAGAGCAACTAGGTCTGGTCAacaagtgtttcccaaactcggtcctgcccctccatagcactacacagctgattcaaataatcaacacaTCAACAAGCTTGTATTATTTGAATAAGCTGTGTAGTGCTATGGAGAGCAAAAACATGCAGCTCTTGGGGTCCTGAGGACAGATTTTAGTTAACACTCTTAGTTCATTGACTTTCACTAAACCATCAAATAAAATACTAAAACACTGAGTGGGGTGTTTGgcttcctcttccatctctcctATTGGGTACAGCGTCTTCTGTTTGTTGAGTTCTGCTCAGGCAATTGATTTCTTTAGGCTTTTGTCAAGCTTGTCACTATACTCAGTGGTGGATCAATGTAAACCAACGCttacacagatatggggaaagtTTGGAGAATTGGGACACACACCCTCAGATGGTTGTAGAGTCCTCTGATGCATGGAATGACGTAGGTGGCTTTGACAATGTCAGATCCTTGAACACATCAGTGGCAACATTGACCGGCGTTAGATTGACATCACAACATCAGCAAGGACTCATTTATTATGGATTATTTCCCAGACAAGCGAGGGTCAAAACTAGGGTTGAATGGCGGGAACCCGGATACCGAGATTTACCACCCAAAACCACTCCCCTTTCCAGGGATAAATAACAGTGAGAAACCggtaaattataataaatgatttatatgaacagcatgatgtgaaatggaactgttaaatgatATGCGATGTCTAAATATGGCTTCTCCACGGCCTTCTCGCTGCTCTCTGCATGATCAGTCATCAATGCTCAGTCATCAATCTTCGGACAGGCAGCCCACCTCACTATGGAGTgaagttcacaatgcatgtagacctaTCATCCCATCATGGTAATTTTTTTCTGGTCACAGGTAGGACTACATTTGCTGCAGCAAAgcctatgctacagtaatataatgACCAAATGGCTTTCAGGGTCACCTTATTTTCTTTtgtaaagatatatattttttaattgtagctgcagagttttaaaacagcctatcacTTGAACATCGTTGCTTTAAATCAGTACACCCGAGCACTCTCTTGCAGTCTTTCTCAATTCCATTCAAATTGCCTCCAAATAGATTATATAGGCATAGATATCGATgtcctagcctacctctttcagatAGTACATTTAATGCAGTATTTGTGTTATATTTAAGTAATGAATGATGGGTAATGCATAATAACTTCAAATGTATAGCCTCTGTCTCTTGCGCAATACGCACGCacctgtgctccgctggcctctcTCTTAAAAAACGCacctgtgctccgctggcctctcTCTTAAAAAACGCacctgtgctccgctggcctctcTCTTAAAAAACGCacctgtgctccgctggcctctcTCTTAAAAAACACacctgtgctccgctggcctctcTCTTAAAAAACGCacctgtgctccgctggcctctcTCTTAAAAAACGCacctgtgctccgctggcctctcTCTTAAAAAACACacctgtgctccgctggcctctcTCTTAAAAAACGCacctgtgctccgctggcctctcTCTTAAAAAACGCacctgtgctccgctggcctctcTCTTAAAAAACGCacctgtgctccgctggcctctcTCTTAAAAAACACacctgtgctccgctggcctctcTCTTAAAAAACGCacctgtgctccgctggcctctcTCTTAAAAAACGCacctgtgctccgctggcctctcTCTTAAAAAACACacctgtgctccgctggcctctcTCTTAAAAAACACacctgtgctccgctggcctctcTCTTAAAAAACGCacctgtgctccgctggcctctcTCTTAAAAACACacctgtgctccgctggcctctcTTAAAAAACGCCCCAGTGCTCCGCTGGCCTCTCTCTTAAAAAACGCacctgtgctccgctggcctctcTCTTAAAAAACGCacctgtgctccgctggcctctcTCTTAAAAAACGCacctgtgctccgctggcctctcTCTTAAAAACACacctgtgctccgctggcctctcTCTTAAAAAACACacctgtgctccgctggcctctcTCTTAAAAAACACacctgtgctccgctggcctctcTCTTAAAAAACACacctgtgctccgctggcctctcTCTTAAAAAACGCacctgtgctccgctggcctctcTCTTAAAAAACGCacctgtgctccgctggcctctcTCTTAAAAAACGCacctgtgctccgctggcctctcTCTTAAAAAACACacctgtgctccgctggcctctcTCTTAAAAAACACacctgtgctccgctggcctctcTCTTAAAAAACGCacctgtgctccgctggcctctcTCTTAAAAAACGCTGCTTAGCTCTTGGAGTCTCATGTAGAAAAAGCTAGACTAAAATAGCTTGCTGGACCTTTTGTTGCTGTTGCATTTCTTATACCAATAAACTATTCAAAGAGGGACCAATTATAGACATTTTTATATTTCAAAATTGAAATCAAATTCGCTAGCCTACACATGTAACTTTGTGGGCCGCTTGTGCTGCACCAGAATTGCATATTCTCTCCCAAATTTATTATCATGATTTGAAGGAGGTGCATAATTCAGACTGAATTTATGAACACACCCGAAGTCTTAAAATGTCTAGCTAGTAATTTCTTAttctagcaagaggttgcatagcaacagcatcaacttccggtagacaggcgaagcgctagtacgctcaactgaaagaATACCGTTTGTTTAcacttacagtatactaaaatgaactcatactcattaagtatgtagtatacatgTTGTTAGTTTGGGTAATTTATATAACTATTGGgtaatttatatttatatatataatttcatatttgtatgtggctttattaactatCTCCCTCCAGGCAGGCATGGTAGAAGCAATTTAATCATTATTAAATCATTATTAgaatgattaaaaaaaatatatatattacattgtttgcaaacataTGAAAACAGGTGGTGATCAAAACAGGTGGGGaaccctgaatgacgggtcaacACTGAGCCTATCATATATGTATTGGATAATGGCACAATCATTTGGGCTTTTTTGGGCttgggctcataaaatgtctAATGTATGGCTCATAAAATGTCTTTAATTTATGGCTcataaaatgtctttaatgttgggctcataaaatgtctttaatgtatggctcataaaatgtatttaatgttgGGCTCATAAaatgaccatgcctcaggactatctggcatgatgactccttgctgtccccagtccacctggccgtgctgctgctccaatttcaactgttctgcctgcggctatggaaccctgacctgttcaccagacgtactaccttgtcccagacctgctgttttcaactctctagagacagcacgagtagtagagatactctgaatgatcggctatgaaaagccaactgacatttactcctgagggtGCTGACCtattgcaccctcgacaaccactgtgattattattatttgaccctgctggtcatcaatgaacatttgaacatcttggccatgttctgttataatctccacccggcacagccagaagaggactggccacccctcatagcctggttcctctctaggtttcttcctaggttcaggcctttctagggagtttttcctagccactgtgtttctacacctgcattgcttgctgtttagggttttaggctgggtttctgtacagcactttgtgacatcagctgatgtaagaagggctttataaatacgtttgattgattgatcaaatgtctttaatgttgggctcatcaggctcaggtagcatcGGTCTTGAATTTTCGATCAAATCACTAATCAAAGCCAGACATTGGCCTATTTATATGCTTTTGAATTATATGCTTTTGAATTACACTTCCGGTAAATACCATGTTACTGTGTTACCTGGGAGAAAAGTGATTCATTCTCGCGATGGAACATTTGTACAATAAACCTAGTCAAAACAAGGACCCGTATACATTTTACCAATATCAACTAGGAATACACCATAGAAATGAACTTAagcaggggtgtattcactaggactcAAACAGAACCAAACAAAGTGAAATGGGGAGGGACCAACTGTATTCTTCCAACAGAAACTCGTTTCCGTTTGGAGTAAACGTTTTGTTTTAAATCATTTTggaactaatgattacaccccaggtATCTTATATGGCAAATCAATCAGTTTGCTTAAGGACAGGTGAGGTCAAGTCTCAATAAGCAGTGACTCCTCTTCTGGAATGTGATTGGAGCATCACTGAAACCATC from Salvelinus fontinalis isolate EN_2023a unplaced genomic scaffold, ASM2944872v1 scaffold_0298, whole genome shotgun sequence includes these protein-coding regions:
- the LOC129845408 gene encoding zinc finger protein GLIS2-like: MLSLDEPLDLMLPRGRVNGRDRGAWSPPTLTLSPIPFKRARQLRMADDGTAVIVPASPASPHTGVLVVSRERSETPPTPPAVDLSTSPSSRHTSSSPEMTNGNAVSHHIIAGDSAHIRYVESRASSQAFQFFVPIGAGAGLHLPSSMFIGQPNDKRASPDLSADEQLACRWRKCHLLFESLQDLVDHVNDFHVKPEKDSGYCCHWDGCARKGRGFNARYKMLIHIRTHTNEKPHRCPTCNKSFSRLENLKIHNRSHTGEKPYICPYEGCNKRYSNSSDRFKHTRTHYVDKPYYCKMAGCLKRYTDPSSLRKHIKAHGHSVAQEQGSPGGLSSLLKVGPLGVGMGGGGGKLGESELSYISGAHIIIPSAAAALLGGHALQGLAGSIPLSRLAPRPLDLSTLGGCPSSPCTTSILSFNGSPLSLSTKSSLGLSPAFPSSALGLGPTMVPVSLGGSMGSSASERRAHHHGCHHKGKIGGEEGKDKLHRGGVLNLSTGASHDPLSWVVIPSGTVVLKPAVVN